GGACCAGACCGGTGGGGCGGTCGATGGACCCATTTCCGCTTCGACAGTCTCCAGCGCCGACGATCGCGCTGAACTCGTCATCAATGCTGACGGCACCTATACCTACACCCTCACCGATAACTTTCTTCTCTCCAATCCTGCTAGCGATCCCACCAATCCCAATTCTCAAACCAATGTCATCTCCGACAACATCTCTGGCTTCCTCGGTGGCATCACGGTTTTTGCAGAAGATACTGATGGTGTCCAGGTCAATAACGGCCAGGGCATCGCTCTGACCCTCCAGGTCATTGACGACATCCCAGTCAGCACCTCCGCACCAGCCGTCTCCGCCGCTGCTTTGGATGAGGCCAACCTCGCCGACGGCACCGACCCCGATAGCAATCTGCTCTCCGCCACAGGCGATCTCTCCTCCATTACGGGCACCAATTACGGCGCCGATGGCTTTGGCGGCGTCACGGGCTTCGACATCAACGGAGCTTCCTTCGTTGCTGGCACCACCATTTATCTCTCGCAGGCGGCCAGCGTCGATGCAGCCATCGCGGCTTCGACCACATCCGGCGCCGACGATCGCGCGGAACTCGTCATCAATGCCGATGGCAGCTATACCTTCACCCTCACCGATAACTTCCTTTTCTCCGACCCCAGCGACCCCACCGCTCAGACCGAGGACATTTCCTCGCTCCTCGGTGGCATCACCGTCTTTGCAGAAGATGGCGATGGCGACCAGGTCAATAACGGCAATGGCATCGCTCTGACGCTCCAGGTCATTGATGACGGCCCGGGCAATCCCACCTTGGTGGTCTCCGGCACGGAACCGATCGCCTTGACCTTCGACGGCGGACTCACCGACGGCAATTTCACCGGCACGGAGCTCACCGGTGACACCAACGCATCTCCTGTCATTGCGGCAGTTGATTTCTCCTCCGCCTTCACCACAGGCAACCTCTCTGATTTCGGCGCCGATGGCCCTGGCACCGCAAGCACCGTCTCCTATTCACTCGCTCTCACCGGTCCGAACGACTCGGGTCTCACCAGTGGCGGCAACGCCATCACCCTCTCCGAATCCGGCGGTGTCATCACAGGAACCGCGGGCGCCGCTGGCACCGCGTTCACCCTCGCCGTTAATTCCTCTGGCGTGGTCACCTTGACCCAATCCCTCGCGATTGATCACTCCCAGAACGACACCTACAACGGTGCCTACATCGATGACGTCGCTTCGCTCATCGACGGCCGGATCCAACTCAACGCCACAGCCACAGCCACCACCGATTCCGACGGCGATTCCTCCTCCACAGCCACAGCCTCTCTCGATCTCGGCGGCAACATCCAATTCGGTGATGACGGCCCGGACATCACTCCAGGAATCTTCACGTCATCACAAAATCTCGACTTCAGCATACAAGTTGGACAAGGGTCAGGCGACAACAACATCAATGGAACTCCTGGCGAAAACTATCGCGATCAAGGGCAAATTCTGCTCGACTTTGATTCAATTTATGCTGGCCAAACCATTGATGTCGCCTTAAATGTAGTGATCGACGGTACATGGAACTACGATGGTCTCTTTGCCCCTGGAGACACGAACACTAATATTGGTTCAAACCGAACGGATTACTTTGATGATAATTGGGCGATTTTTATACAGGATTCTCAACCCGCCTTAAATGCAGTTCCTGATCAAGTTTACTACTATAACAGCACAGCTCTTAATACACCTAACACCTTTCCCAACTCTGATCCAAATGTTCCAACTATATTGGGTCAAAATGTACAATCATTTGTCTATGGCAATCCATTAAATACAGGAAATTCAGGCGCAGGAAATGCAGATTTAAATAATTTTACGCATACAGCAGATGTCGTGTCACAATTAGATGCGAATGGCGACCTAAGCCTATGGATAGCGGCAGAAACAACGCAGACAAGTGAGATTGCAACAATCGATGGGATTGCTAATGTTACACTTGCAGGGCCGCAACTTCTGAATAAAGTACTAATCAATGTCCAAGATACAGACGCGACATATTCCAATCAAAACCTAGCTTCATGGGATTTTGGCGCTGACGGAATGTATAACCTCGGTGGTTATTCAATTGAGAATCTAAAGATCAACGGAGGCCAGCCCATAGGCTACACAGGAGCGATAACCCAGGCCAGTGCACAAAGCGTTGAAATCACTATTTCTAAAGCAGGAAACAACGTAGCAGTACTAAATCTGAATTCTGATTCAACAGCAAGTGACTCTCTTGAAATCATAAGTACGAGCCAAGCAGAAAATATTGAGTTTGACTTAAACGTGAAGGATGGCGATCAAGATATTGATTCTATAACCTTCGAGATAAATGCTCAAAACACAATTAGCGATGGCACTCGGCTATATAGTAATACATTCGAATCTTCTCAAAGCAATGGCTGGTCAGTAGATAACGGCGACAATGACGAGCTGCAGATCAACGGAGGCCAGCAATCAGTAAAACAATTTAACTTTGGAGTTGAAAATGCTGGCTCAACTGTTGATATCAATTTAGATGTAAGAACGAGCGGTTACGATCCGGGTGATCAGTTTATAATTACAGCGGGCAGCGGCGCCAATTTGCAAACTAAAGGCAGAGGCGATGTTTCTAGTGGCAGCATTAGTTTCAGCGATGTCGTGATTGCAACAGACGGTACAGTAACAGTTACGATCACAAACAATGCAAATGGAGGAGGGAGCGAGAGAATCAGAGTTGACGATTTTGAAATTACAGCAGCGCAAGAACTCATAGAAACAAGCTTTTTAAACAGTCTTCCCAATGTGAATCCAATCAGCATAGATTTGAACAACGACGGCAAGGTTGACTACCTGACGCGAGACGAGGGTCTAATTTTTGAAGATGCTGAAACGAATGTAGTGAGCAATCTCGCTTGGGTTGCCCCAAATGATGGATTACTGGTGATTGATGCAGATCAATCTGGCTCGATCAACGAGACACGGGAATTTGCTTTCACCGAGTGGAGTAATAATGCCGAAACTGATCTTCAAGCTGTAGCAGAAGTTTTTGACACGAATCAAGATGGCATCCTAGATTCTCAGGATGAAAGATTTGACGAGTTTGCAGTTTGGCAGGATTTTAACTCTGACGCCATTACGGATGAAGGCGAGCTTTCTTCCTTGTCTGAACTTGGTATTAACAGCATCAACCTGACCTATCGCGATGACAGTGAAAGCCGTGTTGAAGCAGGCGGGGACGTGACGGTCTTCGGTCAAGCCACTGTGAGCTATGAAGACGGCAGTACAGCTCTAGCCGAAGACACATCATTCGCTCGATCCATCGTGTCTGACCAGTCTTCAACAGCCGATCCAATCGCTAGCGACACTGGTGACCAAGCAGCGACAACCCAGCTTGCTTCTCAAGATCTATCCACTGAAGTTTCAATCGACGCCTTGGTGAATCAGTTCATGGAATCTAATCCTGCTGAAGACGATCTCATTGCTCAGGTGCATCAAGAGCTGATGGACAATGGGGGGCCCGATTCAAACCCCATGAATCTCGAGACTCTTGATGATGAGTCCTATGGTAATGAAGAGAACGAAAACGATCTAGACATCGATGTAGATTTAGATTTAATGGTAGATGATTCCCTTTGCGAGATTCCACTCGAAATTGCTGACGATTCTCCCGTTTTTGCCTAACCATGATTGACATCACTTCTGCAGGCGCTGAAATTGAAGCATCGATCACTGATGTGGTCAGCCAGTTTTTGGATATGGCGCGTGGTGCTGAGATTGATTCGCCTGGTACGAGCACCCGTCAAGCTGGTTTGATGTATGAGCTGGATAGCTTGGTCAGTGATTTTCTTGATCAGAATCAGATTTCTTCCGAAGAATACAATTCTCTCGAACAGCAGGTTCTCAATTCAGTAGCTGAAGAGCTCATTCTCGACTCCGACGATCATGATTCGCTTGATCTTCGTGCCGATGATCAAGGAAATTACGATGCCGAGTCGGTTATGGCAGCCATTGATCTAGACCTTAGCGCGGTTGATGACCTCAACCTTCCATCTATGATGTCAGATGGGTTTGACGGCTTCGATGTCTAAGCTCATTCCATTAATGCCAAGAGACCTCGAAGCGACTCAATGCTTAATTCGGATCGGCGAATTCTTTTGTTCTCTGATCAGCCACCATCAACTTCTGTTGTTTTTAAACATCTAAAGTCTTCTCAGTTCTATATTCTGTTGATTGACGAATTTACAGAAAAAAGGTTATCCTCCAGCCTTGAGGATCGTCCTGATTTAATCCTTTTCGATAGTGACCGTTTTCAATTTCAAGCCTCGCTTCAGTTGATTCGGTTCATTCGCTCTAAGAAGATATCTGTACCTGTGATTCATTTGGTTAGGGATGATCACTATTTGGCACGTGTTCAGTCACTCCAGGCTGGTGCTGATGATGTGCTGTCATTTCCTTTTGCTTACGAAGAGCTTGATGCCCGCTTGGATTCGCTCTTCCGCCGTGCATCGATGGGGACAAATCATCTCGATGGAGCAGTGCTTCGCCATACAGATCTAGAACTCAATACTGATACGCGAGAAGTCACCCGTGACGGGATCTCCGCAAAACTTACGGTCAAAGAGTATGACCTCTTAGTTTATTTTCTACAAAATCCAGGAATGGTATTGGCTCGAAAAACAATCATGAACAATGTGTGGGGTCAAAGCTGGACAGGAGACGATAATCTTCTTGACGTTTACATCCGTTATTTGCGCAAGAAAATTGAGCGACAGAAACTTGAAAAACTGATACACACTGTTCGAGGTGTTGGCTATATCTTGAAGTAACGAAGCTACTAGTATCAGTCGGAGGTGATCTGATCTGATTTCATTGCGTCGATTGGAAATCGAGTTGATTATGAGTCTGTAACTCCCTCAATTCGATCCTCAACCTCTTGATAAAGCTCCTGCAGTTGCTGGATGTTTTCATCCGAGGTTTCCCAATACCCACGTCCATTGACCTCAAGTAAGGTTCCAACAATCCGCCTGAAACTATGGGGATTAAGCTCCAGCAAGCGTTTGCGCATTTCTGGATCATTGATGAATGTTTCATTGGCTTCTTCGTACACAAAGTTGTCTACAGAACCGCTTGTAGCACTCCATCCAAGCGTGAAGTTCAACCGCTTTGCGACTTCTCGAACCCCTTCATAACCAGAATCGAGCATGCCTTCATACCACTTTGGATTGAGCAGTTTGGTTCGTGAGTCCAGGCGAATCGTTTCACTTAAGGAGCGAACCTGAGCATTTGCCGTCGTTGTGTCTGCGATGTAGCTTGTTGGCGATTTTCCGTCATCGCGAAGTCCCTGAATCAACTTGGTGGGGTCGCTGTCGAAATAATGGCTCACATCGGTGAGTGAAATCTCAGCGGAGTCGAGATTTTGGAAGGTTACGTCTGCTGTCTTCATCACTGATTCGAAGACTTCACGCTTTTGATCCATTTCGCCTGGATTATCGGCATTAAAGGCAAAAGTTTTGCGAGAGAGGTACATCTCCTGAAGCTCTCCCTCTTCTTCCCAGGTGCTGTTTTCTACAGCCAGGTTCACATTGGAGCTGTAGCTACCGCTTGCATTGGAAAACACACGGCAAGCAGCATCACGAAGACTTGTGCCTTCTTTCTCGGCTTGTTCAAGAGCATGTTTTCGAATAAAGTTCTGATCAATAGATTCCTCCGACTCGGCAGCCATTTTCACGCCTTGATCAATCAGGGCCATCTGATTGATAAACAAGTCTCGGAACACACCCGAACAATTCACCACAACATCGATCCTTGGCCGCCCTAGTTCTTCCAGGGGAATGAGTTCTAGTTTGTTGACCCTGCCTAAGGAGTCGGGAACCGGGCGAACTCCGATAAACCAAAGGATCTGTGCGAGTGATTCTCCGTAGGTTTTGATGTTGTCTGTTCCCCAGAGCACGCAAGCGATCGTTTCAGGCCATTCACCCTGTTCTTCTCTCTGTCGTTCGATCAGTTTGTCCACCACAACCTTGGCTGCAGCCACTGCTGCTCTGGTAGGAATTGCTTGAGGATCGAGAGCGTGAATGTTTTTGCCACTCGGCAGTACGCCTGGATTCCTGATTGGGTCTCCTCCGGGGCCAGGCAGAACGTATTCCCCATCGAGAGCTCTTAACAGGCTCTCCATTTCCATATCTGCGCAGATTTGCTGAAGGCAGAAACGCAAATAGGTAAACAGGCTGTCAAGCGCTGTGCTGTCAACGTTGGTAAAACCACCAGTCGAACAGGCTCTGAACCAAGGTGTTGGCCGTTTGAATCCAAACCGAGAGATCAGATCAAGGAACCAAGCAAACTTTTCGCGCATATTGACGCGACCGTCGCTCCCTGTCAGAGACCGCACCATGGATCCCACAGCAGCACGGGAAACTTCTGTGATTGTGCGATTGAGTTCCACGTCTTCAAGAACGCCATCATCATTGCCTCGATAGATGTCATCGATTTGGCGGCCAAGGGATTCAGCCAGTAGTCCCGGTAAGGAACGAAGGCCGTCTTCTTCGCGCTCCAAGGCGGCAATACTCACCAGCGTTGCAATCGCTTCTTCTGCCGTAGGCGGCTTACCGATGGTATGAAGGCCGCAGGGAAGCAGGCGACTTTCAATTTCCATCAACTGGCGGTAGATCGCCCCAACAATCGCGTCGCGATTTTCGAGAGTTAGATCAGATGAATCATCGTCGGGCAGAGCAACATCTTTATCAAGATTGCACAGGCGTGCGGTTTCTACGATCGCATTAACGATTTGAACTCCCCGAGCACTTTCTCTCAGTTGTTGATAGGAACCCACCAACTCACCAAGCTCTTTGAGTCCTTTGTAAAGGCCAGCATTTTCGGCTGGTGGTGTGAGGTAACTAATCGTGGATGCATAACCTCGACGTTTTGCGATCGTTGCTTCCGATGGATTATTGGCTGCGTAGTAATAGAGGTTGGGTAAGGCTCCGATCAGGGAGTCTGGGTAACAGGTTTCACTCATGCCCATTTGCTTGCCGGGCATAAATTCAAGTGATCCATGTGTGCCGAAGTGGAGTACGGCATCGGCCCCCCAAATCTTTTCTAAGTACGTGTAATAGGCTGCAAAACCATGATGAGGACTTGCGCTGCGTGAATAGAGAAGGCGCATAGGATCACCTTCATAACCAAAAGTTGGTTGAACCCCTACAAAGATATTTCCAAAATGACGTCCATAGATCAATAAATTTTGTCCGTCGCTATTCAAATTACCTGGTGGTTTCCCCCAGTTTTCTTCTAAACGTTCTGAATAAGGAGTTAGCCTTTCATACTCTTCAACGCTCATTCGATGCGCGATCGAGAGTTCTGGTGATCCTTGAAGGGCTTCTGGATCGTTAATCACCGTCTCCATGAGTGCCTTGGCATCCCGTGGCATGTCCTGAACGTCGTATCCCTTGGCCTTCATCTCCTGAAGAACCCTGTGAATCGAATCGAACACATTGAGATAGGCCGCCGTTCCTACATTTCCCTTGTCTGGGGGAAAGCTAAAAACGGTAATGGCTAGCTTTTTGTCTTTACGTGGTTTCAGGCCTAATGATGACCATCGGATTGCTCTTTCAGCAATCGCATCCACGCGATCTTGCAGGGTATGAGCTTTACCCGTGGCGTCATCACGACCAGACAAAACAATGGGTTCGATTGCGCCGTCTAACTCTGGAATCGCGATTTGCAGTGCTACCTGTACTGGGTGAAGGCCTAAATCACTTTTTTCCCATTCTTGCGTGGTTTGAAAGACCAACGGCAGGGCAACCATGTATGGCCTATTGAGCTTTTTCAGCGATTCAACGGCCTTGGGATGGTCCTGACGCGCTGGACCTCCAACTAAGGCAAAACCTGTAAGAGAAACAATGCTGTCCACTAAAGGCTGCTCTGAATTGAGCGGGTCGTAGAAAAAAGCATTGACAGGTTTTGAGAAATCAAGACCTCCGCAGAAGATCGGAATAACGCGTGCACCTCGGAACTCAAGTTCTTGGATGGTTGCCACGTAGTGGGCATCGTCTCCAGTCACGATGTGACTGCGCTGGAGCACGAGACCAATCACTGGTCCCTTGCGGGCTTTGTCGCTGAGATCTGGGCGACTCGCCATCCAATTCAAATATTCCTTTAAATCCTCAAACATTTGAGGTGCTAGCGGGTGCCAAATCCCGAGATCAGGAAAGACTTCTGGATCTGCAACTGCTACTTCAGGACGCCCATCACCATCTGATGCTGGAAATACATATTTATCAGCCAGCATCAACAGAAAATTTCGGAGATTATCTGGTGTGCCACCCAACCAATATTGGAAACTAAGCATGAAGCTGCGAGCATCTTGCGCTTTCTCGACGGGCAAATACTTGAGCACCGTTGGAAGCGTATTCAAGAGCTTGAGCATGGCGTCTTGAAAACCTGCACCTCCAGCTTCTTTTCGCTTTTTCATGAAGCCGGCGATCGCGCTTTTGCTCTGCCCGAGTTGAGCCATCGAGAAGCTGCCTAACTTGTTGAGGCGCATGACCTCGGGCATCGAGGGGAAGACGACCGCGGCTTTCAGGCGATCGCGGTGAGGACTGACTGCATCAACAACTTTTTGGGCGAGATCTTCAATGAAAATGAGCGATCCAATAAAGACGTCGGTCTCAGCAACATCTTTTTGAAAATCTGCATAATTATGTTCATCACGAAGTTCCTCAATCAGATAGCCGCAGAGTTCAATCCCAATGGGACCATCTTGCGCATTGAGACTGATCGCTGCTTGTGTTAATGCACTTTGATATTGCGGTTCAAGAACGACGTAGACGGCCTTCATGACCGATTGATGATTGTTGTTCTCAGCAGGAATAATCCGACGATCAGCGGAACGGACCTGCGTAAACATCAGCTCAATTGAGGAATGTAAAGAAGCTTACGTGTGTCTGTGTCGCTCTGCTCGAGATCTGCATTTCGTGTTACATCCGCGCTTGGCCCCATAGGCTGAGTCCATCTGCAACACGTTCATGAGCGACATCCAGACCGGTTCGATACCCGTTGTGGTGACCGGTGCGCTGGGTCGAATGGGTGCTGAGGTGATTCGAGCAGTTCAAATGGCTCCCGATTGCCATCTGGTGGGTGCAGTGGACAACACACCCGGTAAAGAGGGACAGGACGTGGGCGAATTATTGGGGCTTCAGTCCCTGGAGGTGGCCGTTACTGCGGATCTCGAAGGCTGCTTGTGTTCTGCGAGTCAGGCCGTCCGAGATGCCGGGCCTGGGAAAGGAGCCGTCATGGTGGATTTCACCCACCCCTCTGTGGTGTATGCCAACACCAGGGCCGCGATCGCCTATGGCGTGCATCCTGTGATCGGGACCACGGGGTTGTCACCCGCCCAACTTGATGATCTCCAATCGTTTTCCGACAAGGCATCCATTGGTGGAGCTGTGATTCCTAACTTCTCTGTGGGAATGGTGTTGCTTCAGCAGGCTGCTGCCGCTGCTGCCCGGTTTTATGACCATGCCGAATTGACTGAGCTCCATCACAACCGCAAGGCTGATGCTCCTAGCGGAACCTGCATCAAAACAGCCGAACTCATGGAAGAGCTAGGCAAACTATTTAATGAACCAGAAGTGGATGAGCATGAATCTCTGGCTGGAAGCCGCGGTGGGCAGCGTCCGAGTGGATTGCGGTTGCATTCTTTGCGTTTGCCTGGACTAGTGGCTCATCAAGAAGTGATGTTTGGCTCTCCAGGTGAGACCTACACCCTGCGGCACGACACGATTGATCGGGCCGCATACATGCCAGGTGTCTTGCTTTGCATCCGTAAAGTGCGACAACTACAGGCGCTGGTTTACGGCCTCGAGCGTCTTCTTTAGGGGTTGGCAGGATGTTGATTCCGCTTCGTCCCGGTGAGTTGCATCGGTTGATACCCGCTGTTGCCACTGGTCAACAATTCAAAGCTGCCCTTGGCAATCCCCGAAAAGTTCTCCAGCGTGTGTTGATTGCCACGATTGGGGGAGTGATCACTCTGTTAATCAGTCAGAGCCAGTTATCCAGTCGATGGGGCTCGATCTTGTTAATGATCGGCGTTGTGTTTTTGCTCTATGTCCTTTGGGGGCCGATCTTAGAAGCCGGTCGAAAAAATGCAGTTTTACGCCGCTATCCCTCGGCTGCTCTTTTTGAGGGGGAGATTGTTAAGGCCTATCGGCAGGAGCGAGTCGAAAATCAACGGGAGCAGGCTGATGCTCGCGGCCAGCTCGAATTGATTGAAAACCGAAGGACGTGGATGGTGTTGGAGCTCGCCGATGAGGACGGTTATCTCGGAAGAATCTCCTTTCCAATGACGAAACAGCATGCATCGATTCGCTCCGGAGTGTTGATCCGTTGTGTGGTGCTGAGTGACCGCAACGACTTTTCAAGATTGGGCGCTCTTACGGATGCTTGGCTTCCTGGTCTGCGGATGTGGATCGGTGAGTATCCCTATCTGCTTCGACCTGCGTTCGAAGACCTCTGCCGCATGCGCTTGCGCAACGTTTCTTCACAAATGGGTTACACTTCTTAACGAACGGCAGAACTCCGATGACTCAGGCCTCTACAAACGCAGCAACCATCCGCGGTGCAACCGTAACCACAGAAGATGGTGGTCGTCTCAACGCATTTGCCACAGAGCCACGGATGCAGGTTGTGGATGTTGAGAGCGGTTGGGGCTTTCACGACCGTGCAGAAAAGCTAAACGGCCGCATGGCCATGCTTGGTTTCATTGCTTTGCTTGCAACTGAATTGGCCATGGGTGGTGAAGCCTTCACCCGTGGACTTCTCGGCATCGGCTGATCTAAGTGATGACCGGCTCCCTAGCTCCGATTCGGATCAATGGAGCCGGTCCAACAGGCAGTTTGCTTGCCATTGGGCTTGCAAATGTTGGTTATTCCATTCATCTCTTTGATCCCCTGAGCGCAGATCAAATCTGTTCTCGAAGTAGGGCTTATGCTTTAACTCATTCCTCAAGACGTTTCCTGACGCGATTAGGCCTTTGGAATGAGTTGGCCCCATTTTTGTCACCCTTTAAGACCTTGAGTCTTGAAGATCGTGCTATTAACCGAACTGTAGATTTTACAGAATCTGATCTCCATTCCTCGAATAGATCATCCCGTGCTGTTGGATGGATTTTGGATCACACGTCCTTGATGAAGCTCTTGATGAGCAGACTTGAGAGATCCACCCATGTGAAGCTTTACCTCGGCGAAGCTTCCTCTCAACCACTTCATTCCATTCATGATTTTGGATTGGTGATTGCAGCCGATGGTCCTCGCTCACCAACAAGATCCCAACTCAAGTTTTCTTGGTGGTCTCACGCCTACTCGCAGGGTTGCTTAACTGCAAAAGTACGTTTTCGCAATATTGATTCTGAAACAGCTTTCGAATGCTTTAGGCCCGAAGGCCCTCTGGCCATTTTGCCACTTGGAAATTCAGACTTTCAAGTTGTTTGGAGTGCCCCTCTTGATCGATGTCGTCAGTTGGCTGCTCTTCAGGCATCGGCCTTTTTAGATGATCTTTCTACGATCCTTCCCCGTGGTCTTGAGCCAGATGCATTGCTCGATTCACCCGCAGCATTCCCATTAGAGATTAGTTTGGCGCCAAAACTGCATCAAGATAATGTTGTCCTTGTAGGTGAATCTGGACATCGCTGTCACCCTGTGGGAGGTCAGGGTCTCAATCTTTGTTGGCGCGATGCTGAAACTCTTCTTCGGCTGATGACATCTGCTTCCTCCATTCGGCGGGGTTTAAAAGCAGTTCCTACTCGTTACACTAGAGGACGCTATCTTGATGTGTTATCTGTTGGTTTTGCGACCGATCTTCTCGTTCGTTTGTTCTCCAACCGTCAGTCAGCACTTCTTCTTGTTCGTCGTTTTGGGCTCTTCATGCTCAAGCACTCTCCATGGATGCGCCGTGTTTCGCTTCAGGCGATGTCTGATGGACCGTGCACTCTGCTGCATCACTTGCCAAAGTGAGAGCAATTGATTGGTTTTGATGGTCATTAGCAGTGACCCACAACCCCAGCCATCGGCGGCATTGCTCTCCTACTTGCAGGGAAAGCTTGGATTGAGTGCCAGTGCCATCAACCTTGGTCTGCGCCAAGCCGAATTGGAACAGGCCCCCCTACCTGTGGTGCTCTGGAGTTTTGGTCTTCTGAGTTTGCAGGGATACCAAGACGTTTTGGACTGGCAGCAATCTCAGGAGTAGTGAATTAGAGATTCAACCTGGATGTCGTCGGGAAGGCGTCCTCGTCCTTTTAAATCTGTGAGTTCCACGATGAAGGCGCAACCAACGAGTTGACCGCCAGCCTGTTTGACCAAGTCTGCCGTGGCTGCGGCAGTCCCTCCTGTTGCTAAGAG
The window above is part of the Synechococcus sp. WH 8020 genome. Proteins encoded here:
- a CDS encoding DUF5801 repeats-in-toxin domain-containing protein, which produces MDSYSPVVDNSADEASVAEENKNNFVPNSQPHQGAGVADNPEGATKYNNVDIETPVVEVAEPSPLGQQVTSDIDNISLDNGGGLGTSIDPFSADLAEAFTIADLSPANLFTAPLAESSDEDIPQLQAFAPDDEPVAETEIEPDPEPEPEPEPEPEPEPTPTPDPIVFPDQEEILLEANLNPDGTFSFAFDTPVSVSGDFANQSDRFGVVTGIQINGVDFNVGDTIFLSQDQTGGAVDGPISASTVSSADDRAELVINADGTYTYTLTDNFLLSNPASDPTNPNSQTNVISDNISGFLGGITVFAEDTDGVQVNNGQGIALTLQVIDDIPVSTSAPAVSAAALDEANLADGTDPDSNLLSATGDLSSITGTNYGADGFGGVTGFDINGASFVAGTTIYLSQAASVDAAIAASTTSGADDRAELVINADGSYTFTLTDNFLFSDPSDPTAQTEDISSLLGGITVFAEDGDGDQVNNGNGIALTLQVIDDGPGNPTLVVSGTEPIALTFDGGLTDGNFTGTELTGDTNASPVIAAVDFSSAFTTGNLSDFGADGPGTASTVSYSLALTGPNDSGLTSGGNAITLSESGGVITGTAGAAGTAFTLAVNSSGVVTLTQSLAIDHSQNDTYNGAYIDDVASLIDGRIQLNATATATTDSDGDSSSTATASLDLGGNIQFGDDGPDITPGIFTSSQNLDFSIQVGQGSGDNNINGTPGENYRDQGQILLDFDSIYAGQTIDVALNVVIDGTWNYDGLFAPGDTNTNIGSNRTDYFDDNWAIFIQDSQPALNAVPDQVYYYNSTALNTPNTFPNSDPNVPTILGQNVQSFVYGNPLNTGNSGAGNADLNNFTHTADVVSQLDANGDLSLWIAAETTQTSEIATIDGIANVTLAGPQLLNKVLINVQDTDATYSNQNLASWDFGADGMYNLGGYSIENLKINGGQPIGYTGAITQASAQSVEITISKAGNNVAVLNLNSDSTASDSLEIISTSQAENIEFDLNVKDGDQDIDSITFEINAQNTISDGTRLYSNTFESSQSNGWSVDNGDNDELQINGGQQSVKQFNFGVENAGSTVDINLDVRTSGYDPGDQFIITAGSGANLQTKGRGDVSSGSISFSDVVIATDGTVTVTITNNANGGGSERIRVDDFEITAAQELIETSFLNSLPNVNPISIDLNNDGKVDYLTRDEGLIFEDAETNVVSNLAWVAPNDGLLVIDADQSGSINETREFAFTEWSNNAETDLQAVAEVFDTNQDGILDSQDERFDEFAVWQDFNSDAITDEGELSSLSELGINSINLTYRDDSESRVEAGGDVTVFGQATVSYEDGSTALAEDTSFARSIVSDQSSTADPIASDTGDQAATTQLASQDLSTEVSIDALVNQFMESNPAEDDLIAQVHQELMDNGGPDSNPMNLETLDDESYGNEENENDLDIDVDLDLMVDDSLCEIPLEIADDSPVFA
- a CDS encoding response regulator transcription factor gives rise to the protein MFSDQPPSTSVVFKHLKSSQFYILLIDEFTEKRLSSSLEDRPDLILFDSDRFQFQASLQLIRFIRSKKISVPVIHLVRDDHYLARVQSLQAGADDVLSFPFAYEELDARLDSLFRRASMGTNHLDGAVLRHTDLELNTDTREVTRDGISAKLTVKEYDLLVYFLQNPGMVLARKTIMNNVWGQSWTGDDNLLDVYIRYLRKKIERQKLEKLIHTVRGVGYILK
- a CDS encoding magnesium chelatase subunit H; the protein is MFTQVRSADRRIIPAENNNHQSVMKAVYVVLEPQYQSALTQAAISLNAQDGPIGIELCGYLIEELRDEHNYADFQKDVAETDVFIGSLIFIEDLAQKVVDAVSPHRDRLKAAVVFPSMPEVMRLNKLGSFSMAQLGQSKSAIAGFMKKRKEAGGAGFQDAMLKLLNTLPTVLKYLPVEKAQDARSFMLSFQYWLGGTPDNLRNFLLMLADKYVFPASDGDGRPEVAVADPEVFPDLGIWHPLAPQMFEDLKEYLNWMASRPDLSDKARKGPVIGLVLQRSHIVTGDDAHYVATIQELEFRGARVIPIFCGGLDFSKPVNAFFYDPLNSEQPLVDSIVSLTGFALVGGPARQDHPKAVESLKKLNRPYMVALPLVFQTTQEWEKSDLGLHPVQVALQIAIPELDGAIEPIVLSGRDDATGKAHTLQDRVDAIAERAIRWSSLGLKPRKDKKLAITVFSFPPDKGNVGTAAYLNVFDSIHRVLQEMKAKGYDVQDMPRDAKALMETVINDPEALQGSPELSIAHRMSVEEYERLTPYSERLEENWGKPPGNLNSDGQNLLIYGRHFGNIFVGVQPTFGYEGDPMRLLYSRSASPHHGFAAYYTYLEKIWGADAVLHFGTHGSLEFMPGKQMGMSETCYPDSLIGALPNLYYYAANNPSEATIAKRRGYASTISYLTPPAENAGLYKGLKELGELVGSYQQLRESARGVQIVNAIVETARLCNLDKDVALPDDDSSDLTLENRDAIVGAIYRQLMEIESRLLPCGLHTIGKPPTAEEAIATLVSIAALEREEDGLRSLPGLLAESLGRQIDDIYRGNDDGVLEDVELNRTITEVSRAAVGSMVRSLTGSDGRVNMREKFAWFLDLISRFGFKRPTPWFRACSTGGFTNVDSTALDSLFTYLRFCLQQICADMEMESLLRALDGEYVLPGPGGDPIRNPGVLPSGKNIHALDPQAIPTRAAVAAAKVVVDKLIERQREEQGEWPETIACVLWGTDNIKTYGESLAQILWFIGVRPVPDSLGRVNKLELIPLEELGRPRIDVVVNCSGVFRDLFINQMALIDQGVKMAAESEESIDQNFIRKHALEQAEKEGTSLRDAACRVFSNASGSYSSNVNLAVENSTWEEEGELQEMYLSRKTFAFNADNPGEMDQKREVFESVMKTADVTFQNLDSAEISLTDVSHYFDSDPTKLIQGLRDDGKSPTSYIADTTTANAQVRSLSETIRLDSRTKLLNPKWYEGMLDSGYEGVREVAKRLNFTLGWSATSGSVDNFVYEEANETFINDPEMRKRLLELNPHSFRRIVGTLLEVNGRGYWETSDENIQQLQELYQEVEDRIEGVTDS
- the dapB gene encoding 4-hydroxy-tetrahydrodipicolinate reductase, whose protein sequence is MSDIQTGSIPVVVTGALGRMGAEVIRAVQMAPDCHLVGAVDNTPGKEGQDVGELLGLQSLEVAVTADLEGCLCSASQAVRDAGPGKGAVMVDFTHPSVVYANTRAAIAYGVHPVIGTTGLSPAQLDDLQSFSDKASIGGAVIPNFSVGMVLLQQAAAAAARFYDHAELTELHHNRKADAPSGTCIKTAELMEELGKLFNEPEVDEHESLAGSRGGQRPSGLRLHSLRLPGLVAHQEVMFGSPGETYTLRHDTIDRAAYMPGVLLCIRKVRQLQALVYGLERLL